In one Pseudomonas sp. Bout1 genomic region, the following are encoded:
- the hxsA2 gene encoding His-Xaa-Ser repeat protein HxsA2: MKKRSFLVPMATLAAAVATEHASAITTHEVIKPSTETTNTFQSEAPSENLSIRGGSDQFAFVLKRGDQGQLMAYHTSHSSHASHASHASHTSGS; this comes from the coding sequence ATGAAAAAGCGTTCCTTTCTCGTACCGATGGCCACTCTCGCTGCAGCGGTAGCTACCGAACACGCTTCAGCAATTACCACCCATGAAGTTATCAAACCCAGCACCGAAACTACGAACACATTCCAGTCTGAAGCTCCAAGCGAAAACCTTTCGATTCGTGGTGGCAGTGATCAATTCGCCTTTGTTCTCAAGCGCGGGGACCAAGGGCAACTGATGGCTTACCACACCTCCCACAGCTCCCATGCCTCGCACGCCTCGCACGCCTCTCACACTTCAGGCTCCTGA
- the recB gene encoding exodeoxyribonuclease V subunit beta, with amino-acid sequence MSGIKPLALAFPLQGSQLIEASAGTGKTFTISALYLRLVLGHGGDDSGFGRELLPPQILVVTFTDAATKELRERIRIRLAEAARFFRGEIEEPDALIAELRDQYSPAQWPGCANRLDIAAQWMDEAAVSTIHSWCQRMLREHAFDSGSLFTQTLETDHSDLLGEVLRDYWRLFCYPMHDDALNWVRNNWGGPAALMPRVRALFGSERPTDETREPAELINACLQERRQALVALKAPWQQWADELRNICLQAVAAKAVDGRKMQARYFEPWFEKISAWAADESLEQLDIGTGFTRLTPDGMAEAWKDEPPHHPGIDAMAGLKASLDALPTPDAAVLQHAAGWVGKRFEEEKRRRAEMGFDDMLIRLNAALQADGGERLASVIREQFPVALIDEFQDTDPVQYSIFDSIYRIEENHLDSGLFLIGDPKQAIYAFRGADIYTYLRARQSTTGRHHTLGTNFRSSHAMVEAVNHVFQRAEKGRGAFLFREPDGTNPVPFQSVLSQGRKEQLQVNGQTLPALNLWHLPTDQPISGVLYRQQLAASCASQIVALLNGGQQGTAGFLSQDGSLKGVLPSDIAILVRDGKEAQAVRAELAARGVRSVYLSDKDSVFAAQEAHDLLAWLKACAEPDVERPLRAALACVTLNLSLAELERLNQDELAWEKRVMQFRDYRTIWRTQGVLPMLRRLLHDFKLPQTLITRNDGERVLTNLLHLSELLQQAAAELDGEQALIRHLAEHLALSGQAGEEQILRLESDEQLVKVVTIHKSKGLEYDLVFLPFICSAKPVDGSRLPLHYHDANGRSQVSLRPTAELIAQADDERLAEDLRLFYVALTRAKHACWLGITDLKRGNNNSSVLHLSALGYLLGGGASLGESAGLARWLLDLQDGCPALHYAEMPEADAVVFHPPRNEATLLAPLLPKRKAAENWWIASYSALRIGESMSAASLEAPESPQAQKLFDDERLDPDAPREVPASGGDIHRFPRGPNPGTFLHGLLEWAGGEGFNVTPDAIEDAVARRCNRRGWEGWIGTLGGWLEHLLHARLPLGNGQAALSELQHYQIEMEFWFASHKVDVLALDKLVCQHTHNGVSRVAAEPVLLNGMFKGFIDLTFEHEGRYYVADYKSNWLGPDDSAYTQQAMELSILDHRYDLQYVLYLLALHRQLKARLPDYDYDRHVGGALYLFLRGSHSASQGAYFTRPPRELIEGLDLLFQGKPLPLKAEPAWEQGVLL; translated from the coding sequence ATGAGCGGCATAAAACCCCTGGCCCTGGCCTTTCCGCTCCAGGGCAGCCAGTTGATCGAAGCCAGCGCCGGCACGGGCAAGACGTTCACCATCTCGGCGCTCTATTTGCGCTTGGTGCTCGGCCACGGCGGTGACGACTCCGGCTTCGGCCGCGAGTTGTTGCCGCCGCAAATCCTCGTCGTGACCTTCACCGACGCCGCCACCAAAGAGCTGCGTGAACGTATCCGCATCCGCCTGGCAGAAGCCGCGCGTTTTTTCCGCGGAGAAATCGAAGAGCCCGACGCATTGATCGCCGAACTGCGCGACCAATACAGCCCCGCACAATGGCCCGGCTGCGCGAATCGCCTGGACATCGCCGCCCAATGGATGGACGAAGCCGCCGTCTCGACCATCCACAGTTGGTGCCAGCGCATGCTGCGCGAACACGCGTTCGACAGTGGCAGCCTATTCACCCAGACCCTGGAAACCGACCACAGCGACCTGCTCGGCGAAGTGCTGCGCGACTACTGGCGACTGTTCTGCTACCCGATGCACGACGATGCGTTGAACTGGGTGCGCAACAATTGGGGCGGCCCGGCCGCGCTGATGCCACGCGTACGCGCGCTGTTTGGCAGCGAGCGGCCCACCGATGAAACCCGTGAACCTGCCGAACTGATCAACGCCTGCCTGCAAGAGCGCCGCCAGGCCCTCGTTGCACTCAAGGCGCCCTGGCAGCAATGGGCAGATGAACTGCGTAACATTTGCCTGCAAGCAGTCGCCGCCAAAGCCGTCGATGGCCGCAAGATGCAAGCCCGGTACTTCGAGCCCTGGTTCGAAAAAATCAGCGCCTGGGCGGCTGACGAATCCCTCGAGCAACTGGACATCGGCACCGGCTTCACCCGCCTGACGCCCGACGGCATGGCTGAAGCCTGGAAAGACGAACCACCGCACCATCCCGGTATCGACGCCATGGCCGGTCTCAAGGCCAGCCTCGATGCTTTGCCAACGCCCGATGCCGCGGTACTGCAACATGCTGCCGGCTGGGTGGGGAAACGCTTCGAAGAAGAAAAACGCCGTCGCGCCGAAATGGGCTTCGACGACATGCTGATCCGCCTCAACGCCGCCCTGCAGGCCGACGGCGGCGAGCGCCTGGCCAGTGTGATCCGCGAGCAGTTCCCGGTCGCCTTGATCGACGAGTTCCAGGACACCGACCCGGTGCAATACAGCATCTTCGACAGCATTTACCGCATCGAAGAAAACCACCTCGACAGCGGCCTGTTCCTGATCGGCGACCCGAAGCAGGCGATCTACGCGTTTCGTGGCGCCGACATCTACACCTACCTGCGCGCGCGCCAGTCCACCACTGGCCGCCATCACACGTTGGGCACCAACTTCCGTTCGAGCCACGCTATGGTCGAGGCGGTAAACCATGTGTTCCAGCGCGCAGAAAAAGGCCGTGGCGCGTTCCTGTTCCGCGAGCCCGACGGTACGAACCCGGTACCGTTCCAGTCGGTATTGTCCCAGGGCCGCAAGGAGCAACTGCAGGTCAACGGTCAGACGTTGCCCGCGCTGAACCTTTGGCACTTGCCCACCGACCAGCCCATATCCGGCGTGCTCTACCGTCAACAACTGGCGGCTTCGTGTGCGAGCCAAATCGTCGCCTTACTCAACGGCGGCCAGCAGGGTACTGCGGGATTCCTCAGCCAGGACGGTAGTCTTAAAGGCGTACTGCCGTCGGACATTGCCATTCTCGTACGGGACGGCAAGGAGGCCCAGGCCGTGCGTGCTGAACTGGCCGCCCGTGGCGTGCGCAGTGTGTATCTGTCCGACAAAGACTCGGTGTTCGCCGCCCAGGAAGCCCATGACCTGCTGGCCTGGCTCAAGGCCTGCGCCGAGCCGGATGTCGAGCGCCCGCTGCGTGCCGCCCTGGCCTGCGTCACCCTTAACCTGTCACTGGCGGAACTGGAGCGTCTGAACCAGGACGAGCTGGCGTGGGAAAAGCGCGTGATGCAGTTTCGCGACTACCGCACGATCTGGCGCACCCAAGGCGTGCTGCCGATGCTGCGGCGCTTGCTGCATGACTTCAAGCTGCCGCAAACCCTGATCACTCGCAATGATGGCGAACGGGTACTGACCAACCTGCTGCACCTCTCGGAATTGCTGCAACAAGCGGCCGCCGAACTGGACGGCGAACAGGCACTGATTCGCCATCTGGCCGAACATCTCGCGCTTTCCGGTCAGGCGGGTGAAGAGCAGATTTTGCGGCTGGAAAGCGATGAGCAACTGGTCAAAGTGGTGACGATCCACAAATCCAAGGGCTTGGAATACGACTTGGTTTTCCTGCCGTTTATCTGCTCGGCAAAACCGGTGGACGGCAGCCGCTTGCCGTTGCATTACCACGACGCAAATGGCAGATCCCAGGTCAGCCTCAGACCCACCGCCGAGTTGATCGCCCAAGCGGACGACGAACGCCTGGCCGAAGACTTGCGCCTGTTTTACGTGGCACTGACCCGCGCCAAACATGCCTGTTGGTTGGGCATCACCGACCTGAAACGTGGCAATAACAACAGCTCCGTATTGCACCTGTCGGCCCTGGGCTATTTGCTCGGCGGCGGTGCTTCACTGGGCGAATCCGCAGGCCTGGCCCGCTGGCTGCTCGATTTGCAGGACGGTTGCCCGGCGCTGCATTACGCAGAAATGCCCGAAGCAGACGCAGTTGTGTTCCACCCGCCGCGCAACGAAGCGACGTTGCTCGCGCCGCTGCTGCCCAAGCGCAAGGCGGCAGAAAACTGGTGGATCGCGTCCTACAGTGCCCTGCGCATCGGCGAAAGCATGAGCGCCGCGAGCCTCGAAGCGCCGGAGAGCCCGCAGGCGCAGAAGCTCTTCGACGATGAACGCCTCGACCCGGATGCACCACGGGAAGTGCCGGCTTCCGGCGGCGATATCCACCGTTTCCCACGCGGGCCGAACCCCGGCACCTTCCTCCATGGCCTGCTGGAATGGGCCGGCGGCGAAGGCTTCAACGTTACTCCCGACGCCATCGAAGATGCCGTCGCCCGTCGCTGCAACCGGCGTGGTTGGGAAGGCTGGATCGGCACCCTCGGCGGTTGGCTTGAGCATCTGTTGCACGCCCGGCTGCCGCTGGGCAACGGGCAGGCGGCCCTCAGCGAGCTGCAGCACTACCAGATCGAAATGGAGTTCTGGTTCGCCAGCCACAAAGTTGACGTCCTCGCGCTCGACAAGCTGGTGTGCCAGCACACGCACAATGGTGTATCCCGCGTGGCTGCCGAGCCGGTGTTGCTCAACGGTATGTTCAAGGGTTTCATCGACCTGACCTTCGAACACGAAGGCCGTTACTACGTGGCGGATTACAAATCCAACTGGCTTGGTCCCGACGACTCGGCCTACACGCAACAGGCCATGGAACTGTCGATCCTTGATCATCGTTACGACCTGCAATACGTCCTTTACCTGCTGGCCCTGCATCGCCAGCTCAAGGCCCGACTACCGGATTACGACTACGACCGGCACGTCGGCGGCGCGTTGTACCTGTTCCTGCGCGGTAGCCATTCTGCGAGCCAGGGCGCGTATTTTACCCGGCCGCCCCGGGAATTGATCGAAGGCCTGGACCTGCTGTTCCAAGGCAAACCGCTACCACTCAAGGCCGAACCCGCCTGGGAACAAGGAGTGTTGCTATGA
- a CDS encoding GNAT family N-acetyltransferase: MTTVRWETRVAAIASDVWDSCFTDVEGRWWYEALESSGLEDQFEFAYAVIEDRGVPVAIAPTFIMNVPMALVVPPGIARVMSIFPPLRYQRTLFIGSPCSDEGSIGMLAGYSLADFVLPLQDALSARAKARNVSMTVWKDFGELQKPAFDALSQARGLFPMVSFPGTLVTLPAGGFTAYLEGLKSRHRYRLKKKLKDGLAQGRVNVSVVQQPDEQALQALYGLFQQTYEKGKTKFEKLNIEFFRQIALKPQSHFILLTDDATGKLVAFMLCFQLGEKAINKFIGIDYSVGMQSHLYFQLWEQAVKWACSVGVTSLESGQTAYGAKREVGHQLVPLHCYCQHRNPLLHRVFGAVAKKITWISLDPELEQMS, encoded by the coding sequence ATGACCACCGTTCGCTGGGAAACCCGGGTAGCGGCAATTGCGAGTGATGTGTGGGACAGTTGCTTTACCGACGTCGAAGGACGTTGGTGGTACGAAGCCCTCGAAAGCAGCGGGCTTGAGGATCAGTTCGAATTTGCCTACGCGGTGATCGAAGACCGCGGCGTCCCGGTTGCGATCGCTCCGACCTTCATCATGAATGTGCCGATGGCGCTGGTAGTGCCCCCGGGCATCGCCAGGGTCATGAGCATTTTTCCGCCGTTGCGGTATCAGCGCACTCTGTTTATCGGCTCACCCTGTTCCGATGAAGGCTCCATCGGCATGCTGGCGGGATACTCGCTGGCAGACTTTGTCTTGCCATTGCAGGATGCCTTGAGCGCACGCGCGAAAGCCCGCAACGTGTCGATGACCGTGTGGAAAGACTTCGGTGAATTGCAAAAGCCGGCGTTCGACGCCTTGTCCCAGGCTCGCGGGCTGTTCCCCATGGTGAGCTTCCCGGGCACCTTGGTGACGTTGCCGGCGGGTGGCTTTACGGCGTACCTCGAAGGGCTGAAGAGCCGCCATCGGTACCGGCTGAAAAAGAAACTCAAAGACGGCCTCGCTCAGGGGCGGGTCAATGTAAGCGTGGTGCAGCAGCCTGACGAACAGGCGCTGCAAGCCCTCTACGGGCTGTTTCAACAGACCTACGAAAAGGGCAAAACCAAGTTCGAGAAACTCAATATCGAGTTTTTTCGCCAGATAGCCCTCAAGCCCCAGTCGCACTTCATCCTGCTGACCGATGACGCTACAGGCAAGCTTGTCGCGTTCATGCTGTGTTTTCAGCTGGGTGAAAAGGCCATCAATAAATTCATCGGTATCGACTACAGCGTCGGCATGCAGTCGCACCTGTACTTCCAGCTGTGGGAGCAGGCGGTCAAATGGGCGTGCAGCGTGGGCGTCACCTCCCTGGAAAGCGGCCAGACGGCCTATGGCGCCAAGCGTGAGGTGGGGCACCAACTGGTGCCATTGCACTGTTATTGCCAGCACCGCAACCCATTGCTGCACCGGGTATTCGGTGCGGTCGCGAAAAAAATCACCTGGATCAGCCTGGACCCGGAGCTGGAGCAGATGTCGTAG
- a CDS encoding YfiR family protein gives MNVAVSPTERSLSCRRMLLLALLWVFAPLTFAQPPAGVADQRAKAVTQVVLGILSYARWPVEPTQLRLCIVGPTQYTDDLVKGTIQATGRPVVVQRLLADHPDIASACDAIYIGQLNSDERSRLFAALIGHPVLSISEGGDQCTVGSLFCLRVGDEQVSFEVNLDSVARSGVRIHPSVLQLSRRRAPGS, from the coding sequence ATGAACGTGGCTGTCTCGCCCACAGAGCGAAGTTTGAGCTGCAGACGCATGCTGCTGTTGGCGCTTCTATGGGTTTTCGCGCCTCTCACTTTTGCCCAGCCGCCAGCCGGCGTCGCCGATCAGCGGGCGAAGGCCGTCACTCAAGTGGTCCTCGGAATTCTCAGTTACGCCCGCTGGCCGGTCGAACCCACCCAACTGCGCCTGTGTATCGTCGGACCAACCCAATACACCGACGACCTGGTCAAAGGCACCATTCAGGCCACCGGCCGTCCGGTGGTGGTGCAGCGCTTGCTGGCCGATCATCCCGACATCGCCAGTGCCTGCGACGCCATATACATCGGCCAATTGAACAGCGACGAGCGCAGCCGCCTGTTCGCAGCGTTGATTGGCCATCCGGTGCTCAGTATCAGCGAAGGTGGCGACCAATGCACCGTGGGCAGCCTGTTCTGCCTGCGGGTGGGCGATGAGCAGGTATCGTTCGAGGTTAACCTCGACTCTGTTGCCCGCAGTGGCGTACGCATTCATCCGAGCGTGCTGCAGTTGTCTCGACGTCGAGCGCCGGGGTCATGA
- a CDS encoding OmpA family protein: MFSTARFLFITLLVALLALSGCQTPPPKGLTPAQIAVLKQQGFELTDEGWAFGLSGKVLFGSDVESLNAPSTEIVQRIGKALLGVGIERVRVDGHTDASGKETYNQQLSLRRAKSVAHVLAGVGMKEENIQLRGLGSSEPVASNATAVGRTENRRVSIVVSTD, translated from the coding sequence TTGTTCTCGACCGCACGCTTTTTATTTATCACCTTGCTCGTGGCCTTGCTCGCCCTGAGCGGCTGCCAGACACCGCCGCCCAAAGGCCTCACCCCGGCACAAATCGCCGTGCTCAAACAACAAGGCTTTGAACTGACCGACGAAGGCTGGGCGTTCGGCCTGTCGGGCAAGGTGCTATTTGGCAGCGACGTCGAAAGCCTGAATGCACCCAGCACCGAGATCGTCCAGCGCATCGGCAAGGCACTGTTGGGCGTGGGCATCGAGCGCGTACGAGTCGACGGCCACACCGACGCCTCGGGCAAGGAGACCTACAACCAGCAACTGTCCCTGCGCCGGGCGAAAAGTGTGGCCCACGTGTTGGCAGGCGTTGGTATGAAGGAAGAAAACATACAACTACGTGGGCTGGGCAGCAGCGAACCGGTGGCGTCCAACGCGACGGCGGTGGGGCGGACGGAAAATCGACGCGTATCGATCGTGGTGAGCACCGACTAA
- a CDS encoding diguanylate cyclase domain-containing protein, with protein sequence MSYPKAPVRPTLRSVIGRGHLSLALMAVSMASISLTLLGVLALRVYADHNLHLIARSINYTVEAAVVFNDSAAATEALAVIASEEEVAQAEVFNVDGKRLAFWERPETGMLSMIELELAHALLEQPISQPILHQGQVIGRVHLTGHGGSLLRFLLSGLAGILVCTALSAWVALFLARRLLRGITGPLHSLASVAHAARSERAFDRRVPPAQIAELDSLGNDFNALLDELEAWQTHLKSENETLAHQASHDSLTGLPNRAFFEGRLIRALRSAAKLNEKVAVLFLDSDRFKDINDNFGHAAGDAVLVAVATRIRAQLREDDLVARLGGDEFAILLSPLHKLEDAHRIADKIIASMDAPVALPGDTHVLTSLSIGIAVYPDHGATPGNLLNAADAAMYQAKRLSQGGQQTAETECPADNVQHRS encoded by the coding sequence ATGAGTTACCCCAAGGCACCCGTGCGTCCCACCCTGCGCTCAGTCATCGGGCGCGGCCACCTGAGCCTGGCGCTGATGGCCGTCAGCATGGCCAGTATCTCTCTGACCCTGCTCGGCGTACTTGCGCTACGGGTGTATGCCGACCATAACCTGCACCTGATCGCCCGCTCCATCAACTACACCGTGGAGGCGGCCGTGGTGTTCAATGACAGCGCCGCCGCCACGGAAGCATTGGCCGTGATCGCCTCGGAGGAAGAGGTGGCCCAGGCCGAAGTCTTCAACGTCGACGGCAAGCGGCTGGCCTTTTGGGAGCGTCCGGAAACCGGAATGTTGTCGATGATCGAGCTGGAGCTGGCCCATGCCCTACTCGAACAGCCTATCAGCCAACCCATCCTGCACCAGGGTCAGGTCATCGGCCGCGTGCACCTGACCGGCCATGGCGGCAGCTTGTTACGCTTTTTGCTCAGTGGCCTTGCCGGCATCCTGGTATGCACCGCCCTCAGCGCCTGGGTCGCGTTGTTCCTGGCGCGGCGTCTGTTGCGGGGTATCACCGGGCCGTTGCACAGCCTGGCGTCCGTGGCCCACGCCGCGCGCAGCGAGCGGGCGTTTGACCGGCGTGTGCCACCGGCGCAGATCGCCGAGCTCGACAGCCTGGGCAACGACTTCAACGCCTTGCTCGACGAGTTGGAAGCCTGGCAAACCCACCTGAAAAGCGAAAACGAAACCCTCGCCCACCAGGCCAGCCATGACAGCCTGACCGGGTTGCCCAACCGTGCGTTTTTTGAAGGACGATTGATTCGCGCCCTGCGCAGCGCCGCCAAGCTCAACGAGAAAGTCGCGGTGTTGTTCCTCGACAGCGACCGCTTCAAAGACATCAACGACAACTTTGGCCACGCCGCCGGTGACGCGGTATTAGTGGCGGTGGCGACGCGCATTCGTGCGCAATTGCGCGAAGACGATCTGGTGGCTCGCCTGGGTGGGGATGAATTCGCCATCTTGCTCTCGCCGTTGCACAAGCTTGAGGACGCCCATCGCATCGCCGACAAGATCATCGCCAGCATGGACGCACCCGTTGCGCTGCCTGGCGACACCCACGTCTTGACCTCACTGAGTATCGGTATCGCTGTCTACCCTGATCATGGCGCCACTCCCGGTAACCTGCTCAATGCCGCCGACGCGGCCATGTACCAGGCCAAACGGCTTTCCCAGGGTGGCCAGCAAACGGCGGAGACGGAGTGCCCCGCCGACAACGTTCAACACAGGAGTTGA
- the recD gene encoding exodeoxyribonuclease V subunit alpha: MSLSPLPLEELTPLNRAADLVQLLDLWVQRGWLRALDKAFVGFLHELEPKADPLVLLAAALTSHQLGHGHVCLDLFETLKAPDFALSLPPEGDAQSGAMLLPSQLLEGLDGAHWCHALAASRLVALAVDGSEEAQSRPLVLSGKRLYLRRYWTYERRIDTALRLRLATRESVADDLPERLNRLFDQAPPDGVVDWQKLACALATRGAFSIVTGGPGTGKTTTVVRLLALLQAPAVEGGSALRIRLAAPTGKAAARLTESISQQVLSLKVPDAVKEKIPTQVTTVHRLLGSRPGTRHFRHHIGNPLPLDVLVVDEASMIDLEMMANLLDALPPHARLVLLGDKDQLASVEAGAVLGDLCRDAEAGFYSRQTREWLQQVSGEDLGASGLQEDLDGSHPLAQQVVMLRYSRRFGEGSGIGQLARWVNQQNPGQARKLLAARSHADLFCVSLKGEHDHALERLVLDGHGDGAQGYRYYLKLLQTARPTLDTPRDDEGWTVWAQKLLKAFDAFQLLCAVRKGPWGVEGLNQRITAALLKARLIDSDQQWYEGRPVLMTRNDYGLGLMNGDIGIALKLPESDGGPQVLRVAFPRNDGQGGVRFVLPSRLNDVETVYAMTVHKSQGSEFTHTALILPDALNPVLTKELIYTGITRAKDWFSLIEPRGGVFEEAVSRKVKRLSGLMLELGT, from the coding sequence ATGAGCCTGTCGCCATTACCACTTGAAGAGCTGACGCCGCTGAACCGCGCCGCCGATCTGGTGCAGTTGCTCGATCTTTGGGTGCAGCGCGGCTGGTTGCGTGCGCTGGATAAAGCCTTTGTCGGTTTCCTCCACGAGCTTGAGCCAAAGGCTGATCCTTTGGTACTGCTGGCCGCCGCCCTGACCAGCCACCAACTGGGCCACGGCCACGTATGCCTTGACCTGTTCGAAACCCTCAAAGCACCTGATTTCGCCCTGTCCCTGCCGCCCGAAGGCGATGCACAAAGCGGTGCCATGCTGCTGCCATCGCAATTGCTTGAAGGCCTGGACGGCGCCCATTGGTGCCACGCCCTGGCCGCCAGCCGCCTGGTGGCACTGGCCGTCGACGGCAGCGAAGAGGCACAAAGCCGGCCACTGGTCTTGTCTGGCAAGCGCCTGTACTTGCGCCGCTACTGGACCTACGAGCGGCGCATCGACACCGCTTTGCGCCTGCGACTCGCCACCCGTGAAAGTGTTGCCGATGATCTGCCCGAACGGCTGAACCGCCTGTTCGACCAGGCTCCGCCGGACGGCGTCGTAGACTGGCAAAAACTCGCCTGCGCCCTGGCCACACGCGGCGCATTCAGTATCGTCACCGGCGGCCCGGGCACTGGCAAAACCACTACTGTGGTGCGCTTGCTCGCGCTCTTGCAGGCGCCAGCGGTGGAAGGCGGCAGCGCATTGCGCATCCGCCTCGCCGCCCCCACCGGCAAGGCCGCCGCACGCTTGACCGAGTCCATCAGCCAACAAGTGCTGTCGCTGAAAGTGCCCGATGCGGTAAAGGAAAAAATCCCGACCCAGGTCACCACCGTTCACCGTTTGCTCGGCAGTCGCCCCGGCACCCGGCACTTCCGGCATCACATCGGCAACCCGCTGCCCCTGGATGTGCTGGTGGTGGACGAAGCCTCGATGATCGACCTGGAAATGATGGCTAACCTGCTGGACGCGTTGCCGCCTCACGCCCGCCTGGTGTTGCTGGGTGACAAGGACCAACTGGCTTCGGTTGAGGCAGGCGCGGTGCTGGGTGATTTGTGCCGCGACGCAGAAGCCGGCTTCTACAGCCGGCAAACCCGTGAGTGGCTGCAACAGGTCAGCGGCGAAGACCTCGGCGCCAGCGGCCTGCAGGAAGACCTCGACGGTAGCCATCCCTTGGCGCAACAGGTGGTGATGCTGCGTTACTCGCGCCGTTTTGGCGAAGGCAGCGGCATCGGCCAACTGGCCCGCTGGGTCAACCAGCAAAACCCCGGGCAGGCGCGCAAACTGTTGGCCGCCCGCAGCCACGCCGACCTGTTTTGCGTCAGCCTCAAGGGCGAGCACGACCATGCCCTGGAGCGCCTGGTGCTCGACGGCCACGGCGACGGTGCCCAGGGTTATCGCTATTACCTGAAGCTGCTACAGACTGCGCGGCCCACCCTCGACACCCCCCGGGATGACGAGGGCTGGACCGTGTGGGCGCAAAAACTGCTGAAAGCCTTCGATGCATTCCAGTTGCTTTGCGCCGTACGCAAAGGCCCATGGGGCGTCGAGGGGCTGAACCAGCGCATCACCGCGGCGCTGCTCAAGGCCCGGCTGATCGACAGCGACCAGCAATGGTACGAAGGGCGCCCGGTGTTGATGACCCGCAACGATTACGGGCTGGGCCTGATGAACGGCGACATCGGGATTGCCCTCAAACTGCCCGAAAGTGACGGCGGGCCCCAAGTGCTGCGCGTGGCGTTCCCGCGCAACGACGGTCAGGGCGGCGTGCGCTTTGTGCTGCCCAGCCGGCTCAACGACGTGGAGACCGTGTACGCGATGACGGTACACAAGTCCCAGGGCTCGGAATTCACTCACACCGCGCTGATCCTGCCGGATGCCCTGAACCCCGTGCTCACCAAAGAGTTGATCTACACCGGCATCACCCGCGCCAAGGACTGGTTCAGCCTGATCGAGCCACGAGGCGGTGTGTTCGAAGAGGCGGTGAGTCGCAAGGTGAAGCGCTTGAGTGGGTTGATGCTGGAACTGGGCACGTGA
- the hxsD gene encoding His-Xaa-Ser system protein HxsD has product MAYSHKFVFDERLYDAPVLQKAAYRSMNSLTVDIAIDEGQFICVLSSSIGVDESSFLSAVQEFKKDVLDYQLRHQLSAETQPIKNLILGLAFSKTGLISE; this is encoded by the coding sequence ATGGCTTACTCACATAAGTTCGTTTTTGATGAGCGGCTTTACGACGCGCCGGTTTTGCAGAAAGCCGCTTATCGTTCGATGAATTCCCTGACGGTTGATATCGCAATCGATGAGGGGCAGTTTATCTGCGTCTTGTCCTCGAGTATCGGCGTTGACGAGTCCTCCTTCCTATCTGCTGTCCAAGAATTCAAGAAGGACGTGCTCGACTACCAACTGCGCCACCAACTGAGCGCTGAAACGCAGCCGATCAAAAACTTGATCCTTGGTCTGGCCTTTTCAAAAACCGGGCTGATTAGTGAGTAA